In the Victivallis sp. Marseille-Q1083 genome, one interval contains:
- a CDS encoding efflux RND transporter permease subunit, with product MFLSKASVARPIAMTCVILVMLLFGLSSYSKLGLDFYPDVDVPYVTVTVVYPGASPEEIEIEIAKRLEDSVGTINGLKDMNSTSMENICILTLEFQLGVDVDIAAMDVREKIDLVKNDLPAAAEDPKIQKFDPAATPVITLMLVGELPIDEMYDYADEKLADRLSTILGVAEVQVSGGDTLEIQIEISKEKLAALGLTIPEVIQKIEAANLKVPAGRIKSGIQEVNVTYDSEFKSFDDLAALEIGNDRGRRIYLRDVAVITKQSKEKRTLAFYDGEPGVILKIVKKGDANAIKVINAIRDTVDELQAAGQIPGGMRLVWVRDSGAFIQSSVDDAVGSIVIGILLTAVILFAFLHEPRSTFIIVISMPVSIVVTFWIMAMMEYTLNTFTLLALGTSVGVLVTNSIVVIENIFKKLASGENPKDAAEHGTSEVAVPVFASAMTNVVVFVPMAMMTSLVGQFLVPFAVVMTIATLVSLFISFTLTPILASIWLRRDMPQPRWLLRWFNGTMDKLYRALERGFDWTIDIASRHVIWVLAGVVVLFFLTFRFIPVSVTFTPKDDQGEFVIKLEYPTDFNLDTTLARTRDVEKLIRALPNVEHTATVIGKVQGSVGQATEGVFLAEITVVARPKTERNEKLDDMLAMFREQLADLSNCIVTVNIPSGVGGSSAEYELKIAGENLDQLNEYGLQIAQALRDSGMARDVDTTVRSGKPEQKVIPRRPILQNMGLQSKTIGTILRGSLEGIEAGTYKIGARSYDIRVKLEDRKGLDQLKELSIGSKDGRPLNIEVVAGLKDDTMPTQINRSNRERIVKVLANTAPGVGLGDLATQVETFTGLPAGYKTIEGAMVEKMNEAMADFANTILLAVILTYLLIAAVLESWLQPFLIMFTVPLALIGIWWSLYLSGIPLSIFGLLGAVMLIGIVVNNAILIMDDVKMNQANGMRGAEAMRQAVKNKFRPIVMTSIAAILGMVPMAFGTGLGSESRASCGMPVIGGLLSSTFLSLYVIPVLYILFCRREDGTTFWTRLFHPRRHGRGKTPENAAAE from the coding sequence ATGTTTCTGAGCAAGGCTTCCGTGGCCCGGCCGATTGCGATGACCTGTGTGATCCTGGTCATGCTGCTGTTCGGGCTGAGTTCCTACAGCAAACTGGGATTGGATTTTTATCCGGATGTCGATGTGCCGTATGTCACTGTGACGGTCGTCTATCCGGGCGCCAGCCCGGAAGAGATTGAAATTGAAATCGCCAAACGGCTGGAGGATTCGGTCGGCACGATCAACGGTTTGAAGGATATGAATTCCACCAGCATGGAGAATATCTGCATTCTGACTTTGGAATTCCAGCTCGGCGTCGACGTCGACATTGCCGCGATGGATGTGCGCGAAAAAATCGACCTGGTGAAGAATGATTTGCCGGCCGCCGCCGAGGATCCGAAAATTCAGAAGTTCGATCCGGCCGCTACTCCGGTGATCACCCTGATGCTGGTCGGCGAGCTGCCGATCGATGAAATGTACGATTATGCCGACGAAAAGCTGGCCGACCGGCTGTCGACGATTCTCGGCGTCGCCGAAGTGCAGGTTTCCGGCGGCGATACGCTGGAGATCCAGATCGAGATCAGCAAGGAAAAGCTGGCGGCACTCGGTTTGACCATTCCGGAAGTTATCCAGAAGATCGAGGCGGCCAACCTCAAAGTGCCGGCCGGCCGGATCAAAAGCGGCATTCAGGAGGTGAACGTCACCTACGATTCGGAATTCAAGAGCTTCGACGACCTTGCCGCGCTGGAAATCGGCAACGACAGGGGACGGCGCATCTATCTGCGCGACGTCGCGGTGATCACCAAACAGTCGAAGGAGAAACGGACGCTGGCTTTTTACGACGGCGAACCGGGCGTCATTTTGAAGATCGTCAAGAAAGGCGACGCCAACGCGATCAAGGTGATCAACGCGATCCGCGACACGGTCGATGAACTGCAAGCTGCCGGACAGATTCCGGGCGGCATGCGGCTGGTCTGGGTGCGCGACTCCGGCGCTTTCATCCAATCCTCGGTCGATGATGCGGTCGGCAGCATTGTCATCGGCATTCTGTTGACTGCGGTCATTTTGTTCGCTTTTCTGCATGAACCGCGTTCGACGTTCATCATCGTCATTTCGATGCCGGTTTCGATCGTCGTCACCTTCTGGATCATGGCGATGATGGAGTATACGTTGAATACCTTCACATTGTTGGCGCTCGGTACCAGCGTCGGCGTGCTGGTCACCAATTCGATCGTCGTCATCGAAAATATCTTCAAGAAACTCGCTTCGGGGGAAAATCCGAAAGACGCCGCCGAGCACGGCACTTCGGAGGTGGCGGTGCCGGTTTTCGCCAGTGCGATGACCAATGTCGTCGTGTTCGTGCCGATGGCGATGATGACTTCGCTGGTCGGCCAGTTCCTGGTGCCGTTTGCGGTGGTGATGACCATCGCCACCCTGGTGTCGCTGTTCATCAGTTTTACCTTGACGCCGATTCTGGCTTCGATCTGGCTGCGGCGTGATATGCCGCAACCGCGGTGGCTGCTGCGCTGGTTCAACGGGACGATGGATAAACTTTACCGCGCCCTGGAGCGCGGCTTCGACTGGACGATCGATATCGCTTCGCGCCATGTAATCTGGGTGTTGGCCGGCGTCGTTGTGCTGTTTTTCCTGACCTTCCGTTTTATTCCGGTCAGCGTTACCTTCACGCCGAAGGACGACCAGGGCGAATTCGTCATCAAGCTGGAATATCCGACCGACTTCAATCTGGATACGACGCTGGCGCGGACCCGGGACGTGGAGAAGCTGATTCGCGCCCTGCCGAATGTCGAACATACCGCCACGGTGATCGGCAAAGTGCAGGGCTCCGTCGGCCAGGCGACCGAAGGGGTTTTCCTGGCCGAAATTACCGTGGTGGCCAGGCCGAAAACCGAACGGAACGAAAAGCTCGACGACATGTTGGCGATGTTCCGCGAACAGTTGGCCGATTTGTCCAACTGCATCGTCACGGTCAACATTCCGTCCGGCGTCGGCGGTTCCTCGGCCGAGTATGAATTGAAGATTGCCGGGGAAAATCTGGATCAGTTGAATGAATACGGTCTGCAGATCGCCCAGGCGCTGCGCGATTCCGGCATGGCCCGCGACGTCGACACTACCGTCCGCAGCGGCAAGCCGGAACAGAAAGTCATCCCGCGCCGGCCGATCCTGCAGAATATGGGGCTGCAGTCGAAGACGATCGGGACGATTCTGCGCGGTTCGCTCGAAGGCATCGAGGCCGGCACCTACAAGATCGGCGCCCGTTCCTACGACATCCGGGTCAAACTGGAAGACCGCAAGGGACTCGACCAGCTCAAGGAGTTGAGCATCGGCTCCAAAGACGGCCGGCCGTTGAACATTGAAGTGGTGGCCGGTTTGAAAGACGACACCATGCCGACCCAGATCAACCGTTCCAACCGGGAGCGGATCGTCAAGGTGCTGGCCAATACGGCGCCGGGCGTCGGTTTGGGCGACCTGGCAACCCAGGTCGAAACTTTTACCGGCCTGCCGGCCGGCTACAAAACCATCGAAGGGGCAATGGTTGAAAAGATGAATGAAGCGATGGCCGACTTCGCCAATACGATCCTGCTGGCGGTCATCCTGACCTATCTGCTGATTGCCGCCGTGCTGGAATCCTGGCTGCAGCCGTTCCTGATCATGTTCACGGTGCCGTTGGCGTTGATCGGCATCTGGTGGTCGCTTTATCTGTCCGGCATTCCGCTGTCGATTTTCGGACTGCTCGGCGCGGTCATGCTGATCGGCATCGTCGTCAACAACGCCATCCTGATCATGGACGACGTCAAAATGAATCAGGCGAACGGGATGCGAGGGGCTGAGGCGATGCGGCAGGCGGTCAAGAACAAGTTCCGGCCGATCGTCATGACCAGCATCGCCGCCATTCTCGGCATGGTGCCGATGGCTTTCGGCACCGGTCTGGGCTCGGAGAGCCGGGCCAGTTGCGGCATGCCGGTGATCGGCGGTTTGTTGAGTTCGACCTTTCTGTCGCTCTACGTGATTCCGGTGTTGTACATCCTTTTCTGCCGCCGGGAAGATGGGACGACTTTTTGGACGCGGCTGTTCCACCCGCGCCGGCATGGCCGGGGAAAAACGCCGGAAAATGCGGCGGCGGAATAA
- a CDS encoding thioredoxin family protein, giving the protein MKKMLTGLMAAVAVAGMGVCAAEAPAKDAVKTEAAAKEEAKAVWLNNYSEAVKQAKESGKPILVDFTGSDWCGWCIKLDKEVFSKPAFAEYAAAHLILLKVDFPQKTVLPKEVAEQNDIMAKAYDVEGFPTIVLIKADGEELARTGYQAGGAEKYVKHLEKLLKKAEKEAAKPAAKK; this is encoded by the coding sequence ATGAAAAAGATGTTGACTGGTTTGATGGCGGCGGTTGCGGTTGCCGGAATGGGTGTTTGTGCGGCGGAAGCGCCGGCCAAGGACGCGGTTAAGACCGAAGCGGCGGCCAAAGAGGAAGCCAAGGCGGTCTGGCTGAACAATTACAGTGAGGCGGTCAAACAGGCCAAGGAGAGCGGTAAGCCGATTCTGGTGGATTTCACCGGTTCCGACTGGTGCGGCTGGTGCATCAAACTGGACAAAGAAGTGTTCAGCAAACCGGCCTTTGCCGAGTATGCCGCGGCGCATCTGATTCTGCTTAAAGTGGATTTCCCGCAAAAAACCGTTCTGCCGAAAGAAGTGGCCGAGCAGAATGATATCATGGCAAAAGCTTATGATGTCGAAGGTTTTCCGACCATTGTGCTGATCAAGGCCGATGGCGAAGAACTGGCCCGGACCGGTTATCAGGCCGGTGGCGCGGAGAAATATGTCAAGCATTTGGAGAAATTGCTGAAGAAAGCGGAAAAAGAGGCGGCCAAGCCGGCGGCGAAGAAATAA